In Streptomyces dangxiongensis, one DNA window encodes the following:
- a CDS encoding cysteine hydrolase family protein, with protein MVTRARDAYEHGRASFDVRPERTALLVIDMQDEFVRPGGSPYWVPAATRMAPRLRQLVEDCRSASIPVIWTIFDDTHLGLDRPHALRFLPHADTDWRRPGPAEVWAPMGRRPDEALIRKPSYGAFYDTPLDTMLRNLGRDTVIVTGTLTNYCCGTTARQAYERGYKVVFGSDTTATDDESRQEPELAVLRKGFALVLTAEEITNRLIATTPASEDGDRANVA; from the coding sequence GTGGTCACGCGAGCGCGCGACGCGTACGAGCACGGCCGGGCATCGTTCGACGTACGGCCCGAGCGCACGGCGCTGCTGGTCATCGACATGCAGGACGAATTCGTCCGCCCCGGGGGGAGCCCCTACTGGGTGCCCGCGGCCACCCGGATGGCACCCCGGCTGCGGCAGCTGGTCGAAGACTGCCGGTCCGCCTCGATCCCGGTGATCTGGACCATCTTCGACGACACCCATCTCGGACTGGACCGGCCGCACGCCCTGCGCTTCCTCCCGCATGCCGACACCGACTGGCGCCGCCCGGGCCCCGCCGAGGTGTGGGCTCCGATGGGCCGCCGCCCCGATGAGGCCCTGATCCGCAAGCCCTCCTACGGCGCGTTCTACGACACCCCGCTCGACACGATGCTGCGCAACCTCGGCCGCGACACGGTCATTGTCACGGGCACCCTCACCAACTACTGCTGCGGCACCACGGCCCGGCAGGCATACGAACGCGGCTACAAGGTTGTCTTCGGATCCGACACCACGGCCACCGACGACGAGTCCCGCCAGGAACCGGAACTCGCCGTCCTCCGCAAAGGTTTCGCACTCGTGCTGACCGCCGAGGAGATCACGAACCGATTGATCGCAACCACCCCGGCATCGGAAGACGGGGACAGGGCGAACGTTGCCTGA
- a CDS encoding cysteine hydrolase family protein has translation MSRTALLVVDMINTYDHKDADLLLSSARTVVPVVADVLRRARGLSVPVIYVNDNFGEWRSHHGELLDQALSGPHGCLVEPLKPDGGSLFVLKARHSAFFETPLEYLLRQQNIDQLVLTGQATEQCVLYSALDAHIRHFEVTVPMDAVAHIHEDLARAALQMMERNMGARVCTSRDLWR, from the coding sequence GTGAGTAGAACTGCACTGCTGGTCGTCGACATGATCAACACCTACGACCACAAGGACGCCGACCTGCTGCTTTCCTCGGCTCGGACGGTGGTTCCGGTCGTGGCGGACGTCTTGCGACGCGCGCGAGGTCTCTCGGTACCGGTGATCTATGTGAACGACAACTTCGGTGAGTGGCGATCGCACCACGGCGAGTTGCTGGACCAGGCTCTGAGCGGACCGCACGGCTGCCTGGTGGAGCCTTTGAAGCCCGACGGAGGTTCCCTCTTCGTACTGAAGGCCCGCCACTCCGCCTTCTTCGAGACCCCCCTGGAGTACCTCCTGCGGCAACAGAACATCGACCAACTGGTGCTCACCGGGCAGGCGACCGAGCAGTGCGTGCTCTACTCGGCTCTCGACGCCCACATCCGTCACTTCGAGGTGACCGTTCCCATGGATGCCGTAGCGCACATTCACGAGGACCTCGCCCGGGCCGCACTGCAGATGATGGAGCGGAACATGGGCGCACGCGTGTGCACGAGTCGGGACCTGTGGAGGTGA
- the mhpA gene encoding bifunctional 3-(3-hydroxy-phenyl)propionate/3-hydroxycinnamic acid hydroxylase MhpA → MSAVTRTPVVIIGAGPVGVTAALLLARHGVPSLLLERHRDLYPLPRAVVVDDEVRRILQSVGIHEQFAALTRPARGLRLLNARHRVIAEFTRTRTGRHGFPQTSMFDQPDLERLLRDALARRPECELWGGVEVVSVSLPADGAAPVRVTFRRDGSDEEEHLWADAVLGCDGAGGLTRDAIGAVWEDLHFEESWRVIDVRTSRPVRTWEGVDQICCPTQPATFMRLGEDRYRWEFRLADEEDLDGPEGLERLRELVAPWVDLPPVASWGEDFEVIRQARYTFRARLADRWRRGRVFLLGDAAHLTPPFIGQGLCAGLRDARNLTWKLARVLRQGADDRLLDTYEQERKRHARHMIRLAVAVGWAMTGGQDRGAALRRTVVSAVCRIPGVTTTVSRDLSPALTAGPLVRRRPGLTGRALAGTFCPQPWVLHDGRRVRLDDVLGESFAVLTAVPPTAQMTAAATALGASTTHVDDLGDDGTLAAWLARGRADAVLLRPDRVVLDSVPVGTGAFTDTAAWAPLLHTARRPAEARPAP, encoded by the coding sequence GTGAGCGCCGTAACCCGGACACCGGTGGTGATCATCGGTGCGGGGCCCGTCGGGGTCACGGCCGCGCTCCTGCTCGCCCGGCACGGAGTGCCCAGCCTGCTCCTGGAACGCCATCGGGACCTCTACCCGCTGCCACGTGCCGTCGTCGTGGACGACGAGGTCCGCCGGATCCTGCAGAGCGTCGGTATCCACGAACAGTTCGCCGCCCTCACCCGTCCCGCACGCGGGCTGCGGCTGCTGAATGCCCGGCATCGCGTGATCGCCGAGTTCACGCGCACCCGGACCGGGCGTCACGGCTTCCCGCAGACCAGCATGTTCGACCAGCCCGACCTGGAACGCCTGCTGCGTGACGCCCTGGCGCGCCGCCCGGAGTGCGAGCTGTGGGGCGGGGTGGAAGTCGTGTCCGTCAGCCTGCCCGCCGACGGTGCGGCTCCGGTGCGGGTCACCTTCCGCCGCGACGGCAGCGACGAGGAGGAGCACCTGTGGGCGGATGCCGTCCTGGGCTGCGACGGCGCGGGCGGCCTCACCCGCGACGCCATCGGCGCGGTGTGGGAGGACCTGCACTTCGAGGAGAGCTGGCGGGTCATCGACGTACGCACCAGCCGCCCTGTGCGCACCTGGGAAGGCGTCGACCAGATCTGCTGCCCCACCCAGCCCGCCACCTTCATGCGCCTCGGCGAGGACCGCTACCGCTGGGAGTTCCGGCTCGCCGACGAAGAGGACCTGGACGGCCCGGAAGGGCTGGAGCGCCTGCGCGAGCTGGTCGCCCCCTGGGTGGACTTGCCGCCCGTCGCCTCGTGGGGCGAGGACTTCGAGGTGATCCGGCAGGCGCGGTACACCTTCCGCGCCCGCCTCGCCGACCGCTGGCGCCGGGGACGCGTCTTCCTGCTCGGCGACGCCGCCCACCTCACCCCGCCCTTCATCGGGCAGGGTCTGTGTGCCGGCCTGCGCGACGCCCGAAACCTCACCTGGAAACTCGCCCGCGTCCTTCGGCAGGGCGCGGACGACCGGCTGCTGGACACCTACGAGCAGGAGCGCAAGCGGCACGCCCGCCACATGATCCGCCTCGCGGTCGCCGTCGGCTGGGCCATGACCGGCGGACAGGACCGCGGCGCGGCGCTCCGCCGGACCGTCGTGAGCGCGGTCTGCCGCATCCCCGGCGTGACCACGACGGTGAGCCGCGACCTCAGTCCCGCCCTGACCGCCGGTCCACTCGTACGGCGCCGCCCCGGGCTGACCGGCCGGGCACTGGCCGGAACCTTCTGCCCGCAACCCTGGGTGCTGCACGACGGCCGGCGAGTGCGCCTCGACGACGTCCTCGGGGAGTCCTTCGCCGTTCTGACCGCTGTGCCGCCCACCGCGCAGATGACGGCCGCGGCCACGGCACTGGGCGCATCCACCACCCACGTCGACGACCTGGGCGACGACGGCACCCTGGCCGCCTGGCTGGCACGCGGCCGGGCGGACGCCGTCCTGCTGCGCCCCGACCGCGTCGTACTGGACTCGGTCCCCGTAGGCACCGGCGCCTTCACCGACACCGCCGCCTGGGCCCCGCTGCTGCACACGGCCCGCCGCCCCGCCGAAGCCCGGCCCGCCCCCTGA
- a CDS encoding fumarylacetoacetate hydrolase family protein, whose amino-acid sequence MSTNVLRTTDGWWVVRDERAVRVETEAVTTAELLADRDAVREAAACDGSGTPVADLVALPPVTTPCRVVAQMVNYRSHARDSGFSGDIPPTFFRKASGSVSGPHETIVRPAHVKFLDYEVELGLVMGAPLPVGTVVAERDLPSYVAGLVLTNDVSARDVQLTKTQFYESKSYPTFTPTGPYLALLEPEDFAHLLNLRLRLSVNAVPRQDRTLADMIVHPAQALTLLARFQTLDPGDLLLTGTPGGTALKAPPKPIAKISALLPPAVRWKAFFKAQAKNPLYLHAGDVVTATIATPNGRIDLGEQRNLVTDAR is encoded by the coding sequence ATGAGCACCAACGTTCTGCGCACCACTGACGGCTGGTGGGTCGTCCGGGACGAGCGCGCCGTCCGCGTCGAGACCGAGGCGGTCACCACCGCAGAGCTGCTCGCCGACCGCGACGCGGTCCGCGAGGCCGCCGCCTGCGACGGAAGCGGCACGCCCGTGGCCGACCTCGTGGCGCTGCCTCCGGTCACCACTCCCTGCCGGGTGGTCGCCCAGATGGTCAACTATCGTAGCCACGCCCGTGATTCGGGCTTTTCCGGCGACATCCCGCCGACCTTCTTCCGCAAGGCGTCCGGCTCGGTCAGTGGCCCGCACGAGACGATCGTCCGGCCCGCACATGTGAAGTTCCTCGACTACGAGGTGGAGCTCGGTCTCGTCATGGGAGCCCCCTTGCCGGTGGGCACCGTCGTCGCGGAGCGGGACCTGCCGTCGTACGTCGCCGGGCTGGTCCTGACCAACGACGTCAGCGCCCGCGACGTCCAGCTGACCAAAACCCAGTTCTACGAGAGCAAGTCCTACCCGACCTTCACCCCGACCGGGCCGTACCTGGCCCTGCTGGAGCCCGAGGACTTCGCCCATCTGCTGAACCTGCGGCTGAGGCTGTCGGTCAACGCCGTACCGCGCCAGGACCGCACGCTCGCCGACATGATCGTGCACCCCGCGCAGGCGCTCACCCTGCTAGCCCGCTTCCAGACCCTCGACCCCGGTGACCTGCTGCTGACCGGCACTCCGGGCGGCACCGCTCTCAAGGCCCCGCCCAAGCCGATCGCGAAGATCAGTGCGCTGCTGCCGCCCGCGGTGAGGTGGAAGGCATTCTTCAAGGCGCAGGCCAAGAACCCTCTGTACCTGCATGCGGGTGACGTCGTCACCGCCACGATCGCCACTCCGAACGGGCGGATCGACCTTGGCGAGCAGCGGAACCTTGTGACGGACGCGAGGTGA
- a CDS encoding VOC family protein, which produces MSHTPVDRADLLTPHRDLHNESGALRGEHPGRSRNPVIKVADLAWLEFEKPDPDRAEVFARDFGFAIAARTERELWLRGTFAGSPCVVIRRGQTSRFIGTAFHAAERADLDRLARATGSDVRDIDVPGGGQSVALLDPSGFPVRVVHCAQQLPALSEQQPLVLNTGVGRRRTNATQRPPREPSRIQRLGHVVLETRVFMRALDWYLDTLGMIVSDFLFLDGQRGRGPTMAFIRCDQGSLAVDHHTLALHLGPGTGYVHSAYQVTDLDAIAAGGEYLAERGYRRSWGIGRHIQGSQLFDYWRDPDRFMLEHFADGDLFSCDLEPGWAPMSASGLAQWGPPVTRDFLGANPSPSRLREVMTALRGDNELDPARLLGLMKAMSS; this is translated from the coding sequence ATGTCCCACACCCCCGTTGACAGGGCCGATCTCCTGACGCCCCATCGCGATCTTCACAATGAGTCGGGCGCCCTGCGCGGTGAGCATCCCGGCCGGTCCCGGAACCCCGTCATCAAGGTGGCGGACCTTGCCTGGCTGGAGTTCGAGAAGCCGGATCCGGACCGGGCCGAGGTGTTCGCGCGTGACTTCGGATTCGCGATCGCCGCCCGCACGGAGCGCGAACTGTGGCTGCGCGGCACGTTCGCGGGCTCGCCGTGCGTGGTCATCCGGCGGGGGCAGACGTCCCGCTTCATCGGGACGGCGTTCCACGCGGCGGAGCGCGCCGATCTGGACCGGCTTGCCCGCGCGACCGGCAGTGACGTCCGTGACATCGATGTACCCGGCGGCGGACAGTCGGTCGCCCTGCTCGATCCCTCGGGCTTCCCGGTCCGGGTGGTGCACTGCGCCCAGCAACTGCCGGCTCTGTCCGAGCAACAGCCGCTGGTCCTCAATACCGGCGTCGGGCGCCGTCGTACGAACGCCACCCAGCGGCCGCCCCGTGAGCCGTCGCGTATCCAGCGGCTCGGGCACGTGGTGCTGGAGACGCGGGTGTTCATGCGGGCCCTCGACTGGTACCTGGACACCCTCGGAATGATCGTCAGCGACTTCCTGTTCCTGGACGGGCAGCGCGGGCGCGGGCCGACCATGGCATTCATCCGCTGCGACCAGGGAAGCCTGGCCGTAGATCATCACACGCTGGCCCTGCACCTGGGGCCCGGCACCGGCTACGTCCACTCCGCCTACCAGGTCACCGACCTCGACGCGATCGCCGCCGGCGGCGAGTACCTGGCCGAGCGCGGCTACCGGCGCAGTTGGGGGATCGGCCGGCACATCCAGGGCAGCCAGCTCTTCGACTACTGGCGTGATCCCGACCGCTTCATGCTGGAGCACTTCGCCGACGGCGACCTGTTCTCCTGCGACCTCGAACCCGGGTGGGCGCCGATGTCGGCGAGCGGTCTGGCCCAGTGGGGCCCGCCGGTCACCCGTGACTTCCTGGGTGCCAACCCGTCCCCCTCCAGGCTGCGCGAGGTCATGACGGCCCTGCGCGGCGACAACGAACTCGACCCCGCGCGTCTGCTGGGTCTGATGAAGGCGATGAGCTCATGA
- a CDS encoding TetR/AcrR family transcriptional regulator, whose protein sequence is MPTSAPPRNRFERRRAETRQALVRAARQILAETGDTSASIQAIAERADVGFGSFYNHFESKTELFDAAVTDALEEFGQVIDERVEGIEDPAELVAAGFRLTARMADSHPELLRILRDRGLAHIHSARGLSPRALRDLERGIASGRFTGTDPTTALSALGGTLLSLVALRLARPDLDGDEAASDLAEMVLRMLGLSRDDAHEVTRRPLPDLD, encoded by the coding sequence ATGCCGACGTCAGCCCCGCCCAGGAACCGATTCGAACGGCGCCGCGCCGAGACCCGTCAGGCACTCGTCCGCGCGGCCCGGCAGATCCTCGCGGAGACCGGGGACACCAGCGCCAGCATCCAGGCCATCGCCGAGCGCGCGGACGTCGGTTTCGGCTCCTTCTACAACCACTTCGAGTCCAAGACGGAACTGTTCGACGCCGCGGTGACGGACGCTCTGGAGGAGTTCGGCCAGGTCATCGACGAGCGTGTGGAGGGGATCGAGGACCCCGCCGAGCTCGTCGCGGCAGGTTTCCGGCTCACCGCCCGGATGGCCGACTCCCACCCCGAACTCCTGCGGATCCTGCGCGATCGCGGCCTGGCCCACATCCACTCCGCGCGCGGCCTGTCCCCGCGAGCACTTCGTGATCTGGAGCGCGGCATCGCCTCGGGCCGCTTCACCGGCACCGACCCGACCACGGCCCTGTCCGCTCTGGGCGGGACCCTGCTGTCGCTGGTGGCGCTGAGGCTGGCCCGCCCCGACCTCGACGGCGACGAGGCCGCCTCCGATCTGGCCGAGATGGTCCTGCGCATGCTGGGCCTTTCCCGGGACGACGCCCACGAGGTCACCCGGCGCCCACTGCCCGATCTCGACTGA
- a CDS encoding zinc-binding dehydrogenase, translating to MDTMLAGRFHLDSKKFAVEEVPIPVPGQGEVLIEVKAAGVCLSDVHLLDGSLVPLFATSDTVTVGHEVSGVIHTLGSGLERGLPVGTRVTLEAGKTCGRCAGCLRHRPCTRMLTAGIDYDGGWAEYVITREDTLVPIPDSLPFDQAAIIPDAVSTPYAAVVATAGVRPAQSVGVWGVGGVGAHNVRIARLAGAAPIIAVDPLPSARERALAFGADHALDPGAPDFADQVRAATEGRGLDFAFDCAGVPAVREQAASVLGLGGSLILVGITPEPLTITEGLTFNYLCKQVRGHYGGFPESVSELVRLSAAGRLDLAPSITDHIPLVDAADAVHRLENKIGDPIRLILVP from the coding sequence ATGGACACCATGCTCGCCGGACGCTTCCACCTGGACAGCAAGAAGTTCGCCGTGGAAGAGGTCCCCATCCCCGTGCCCGGCCAGGGCGAGGTCCTCATCGAGGTCAAGGCCGCCGGCGTCTGCCTGTCGGACGTCCACCTCCTCGACGGCTCCCTCGTCCCGCTGTTCGCCACCTCCGACACGGTCACCGTCGGCCACGAGGTCTCCGGTGTGATCCACACGCTCGGATCCGGCCTCGAGCGCGGCCTGCCCGTCGGCACCCGCGTCACCCTTGAGGCCGGCAAGACCTGCGGCCGGTGCGCCGGCTGCCTGCGCCACCGCCCCTGCACCCGGATGCTCACCGCCGGCATCGACTACGACGGCGGCTGGGCCGAGTACGTGATCACCCGCGAGGACACCCTCGTCCCGATCCCCGACAGCCTTCCCTTCGACCAGGCCGCGATCATCCCCGACGCGGTCTCCACCCCCTACGCCGCCGTTGTGGCCACCGCGGGCGTCCGGCCCGCCCAGTCCGTCGGCGTCTGGGGAGTGGGCGGAGTCGGCGCGCACAACGTGCGCATCGCCCGCCTGGCCGGCGCCGCGCCGATCATCGCCGTCGACCCGCTGCCCAGCGCCCGGGAGCGCGCCCTGGCCTTCGGCGCGGACCACGCCCTGGACCCGGGCGCCCCGGACTTCGCCGACCAGGTACGTGCGGCCACCGAGGGACGGGGCCTGGACTTCGCCTTCGACTGCGCCGGAGTACCCGCCGTCCGCGAGCAGGCCGCCTCCGTGCTCGGTCTGGGCGGCTCGCTGATCCTGGTGGGCATCACACCCGAGCCGCTCACCATCACCGAGGGGCTGACCTTCAACTACCTGTGCAAGCAGGTGCGCGGTCACTACGGCGGCTTCCCCGAGTCCGTCTCCGAGCTGGTGCGGCTGAGCGCAGCCGGCCGCCTCGACCTGGCCCCCTCCATCACGGACCACATCCCGCTCGTCGACGCGGCCGACGCGGTCCACCGTCTGGAGAACAAGATCGGGGACCCGATCCGTCTCATCCTCGTCCCCTGA